The sequence TAGCATGCTTATGTTTTTTCAAGACAAAATTATCGAGAACCCATCTTTCCAATATGCATTGCAAATGTATTGTGAAGAACAAATAGCAAACATATTTTGGGCTAATACTAAAATGATCACTGACTATGCACATTTTGGTGATGTTGTTAGTTTTGACACTATGTTtggaaaaaataaagagagcAGGCCTTTTGGTGTGTTTGTTGGATTCAATAATTTTAGAGAAACAATAGTTTTTGGTGCAGCTCTtatgtatgatgaaacatttGAGTCCTTCAAGTGGCTCTTTGAGACCTTTCTAAAAGCACATAATGGGCAGCAACCTAAAACAATGTATACAGATCAAGATTTTGCAATGGGAAAAGCAGTTGGGGAAGTTTTTCCAGAAGCATGGCATGGACTGTGCACCTTTCACATTATGCAAAATGCTATCAAACATCTAACTCAAGAGAAGAATGAAGAATCAAGTGTTCTCTCATATTTTAGCGCATGCATGTATGAGTATGAGGATGAGGCAAAATTTGAAGAGGCATTTGACATGATGAGGAAAAAGGTGAGCAAGCAAACTTGGTTGGACAGTATATACAAGTTGAAAGAAAAATGGGTTGAATGTTATATGAAGGATGTTTTCACACTAGGAATGAGAAGTACACAATTGAGTGAGAGTTTGAACAATAACCTGAAATTTCATTTGAAATCTAATTTTGATATCATTCGATTTCTTAAGCATTTTGAAAGGGTGGtgcaaggaaaaagaaataatGAACTGAATTCGGAATTTGATTCAAGGAAAAAATTACCTAGAATCAAAATGAGGACACCTATGTTGTTGCAAGCTAGCAAGCTTTACACACCTGTTATATTCGAAGCTTTTCAAGGTGAATATGAAAGATCCATGGCAGCATGCACCAAGGCATTGGATGGAAATAATGAATATCTTGTAGCAATTGCCAGTTTTGAGGGAGATTTGATctttgaggaggagtacaaAGTTATTGGTGATCCTTTGGATCAAACAGTTGTATGTAGCTGCGGGCAATTCAGCAAAATTGGGATATTGTGTGCCCATACTCTGAaagttcttgatttgatcaacaTCAAGTCACTGCCGACTCAATATATACTAAAGAGATGGACACGGGAAGCGCGGAATGGAACAATACAAGACAACCAAGGAAGAAACATAATTGAGAATCCACGATTGGATGTTATGCTTCGCTATAAATTTCTATCCCACAAATTTCTCAATTTGGCACATTGAGCTGCCAGCTATCCAGAATGCAGCTTGTTAGTAAACAATGCACTTGACATGCTTAGCATGCAAGTTGAAGAACAAATCAATGCATGTACTAGTATTGCTGATCCATGTATAGTTTGCACAGATGTTATGCCCCCAAATGACTTGTTGAGTAATGCACGCCTAAAGAAAAAGGAGGTCCGCGTAAGAGTTTCAAAGCGAAAAAGAACTTGGCTTGATAAGAAGCGCAAGACTAGAAAAAAAGGACAAAGTAAAAAGGGAAAAAGTTCAATggtattatttaaaaaaaaatctgcattTCAATGTTATTATTTAGTCAtatgtttttttcttcattttttgatattattttcttGGAAGGAACAAGAGGCTGGGGAAGAAGCACTCTATGTTGGTGCAACAGCACAAGTGGCAAATGATAGTGCTTCTAAGGTCAAGGAGGAGTCTGGAGAATACACAGTCCTTAATAGCTTCACTCAACTCTTGACGGGACCAATCAATGATAATCTTCTTACTGAAGAATTATTTTAGCAATGGAGTTGTGTTCTGGACAACAACTCAAGATTTGGTGCAAACAATTCTGGAAAACTTTTGTTGGATATATGgttcattttgttttgtttagaTGCTGCAATAACCTTCTGTATAGCTTGCTTAGTCCTATGTATAGATGTGGGCTGCTTGCAGCACTGAAGTTGCTTTTAGTTTGATACTAGCAGCACTGAATTCCCTTTTGTTAGTATGTATTCCTCACTGTCTCTTTTAACTATTTGTTTGCTATTATGGTGTAGAGAGAATTCATGACAAAATCTGGATTGATCAATGATAGAAAGCAAAATTGGTTGAATAATGTAATTCTTCAAGAATTCTGCACAATTCAAGATAGTATAACAGAAACAGTCATGCACCTGCGCTATTGGAAAATAAGTTCTTGCAAAATATCATAAAACAAAGTTCTCCTATCACACAATGCAATGTGAGTGTATTGTTTTCTCTCCTCCTGTATGAACTTGTTGAAGTGGCAAATTAGTTGCATCAATTTGCAGCAGCAAAATGTTTGCAAGTGTTAAATGTTCACTGTCCAGACATTGCACATCTCAATTGACAACTTGAAGTCATCGCACTTCTCAATTGATAACATTCAGTTATCGCTGAATCAATTCAAAAAACATTCAATCATGGGATTCTCAATTCACAAAACATTCGGCCACTACATTTCTCAATTCACAACATTCGGTCACTACATTCTtaattcacaaaaaaaatcacaaaacaaatATTCAGACATGCTGATATTCAGACAACATTCAGACACAATGCTTCTATAAGCAGAACTGATGCAAATGCTCCAGGTCGTCATTGCGTCTGATGCAAATGCTGAATGTCGCTGCTGCATCTGAAACCCGGCGCCTGAAGCTGCTACTGATGCAGGTTGCATCCTCTTGCGTCAGATCAGGCTTGAGGGCACGTCAGCTCGCGACAGTGTAGGCTCAGTCGATCAATGGCGACGGTCGGCAGTGCGGCGCTCGGCGAACCTCCCGTGGCGGCGCCCCTGCAGCCACCGCAACTCGTCCCGCGGCAGCACCAGCTCCACCGCGGACGGTGGCGCCGAAGCAGACTTGGTATCCCTCCCACGCCTCCTCCACCGTCGCGCCGCGGAGTCGGCCTCACCGTCGCCCGTGGCCCAGCTCGGGTCTAGGGTGAAGCCGACATGGTGGCGCGGGAGATGGGCCGGGGTGGGAATGAAGATCTCGCCGGGGGACGAGGGGGCATCCGCCGGGCTCGCGCTTAGGATCAGGGCCGGAGAGGGGGTCTCGGGGGCGGCCTCGAGGTAACCGAGGCTGCGGAGCTTCTCAGAGATGCGGTGGAGCGTGGATTTGCCGAGAAGCTCCGGCGAGAGGGAGGCAGAGGCATGGGCAGGACTTGAGCGGCGCGTGCGgtttggaggtggaggaggaggagagggagaggataaGTCACCGTTCATGGGCCGAGCAAACTGAGCAGTGAGGACGTTCGTGGGCAAGCAAACCGAGCTGACGAGCGCAAGAGCTACCCCACCATTCGATTCCCGTCGGACGTCCCAGCCGAGTTCGACGTCCCTCTGACGTAAAAACACCAACGTCAGAGGAACTGGTTCTGAGATGGGAAGCAGTCTGTTGCCATCCGTACACATCACACACAGACAGTCGTCGCCCGGCCACCGCCGCACCGCAGTTGTCTCCTGCTTGGTTGCCATCTCTTGGGCTCTCGGCGGCCATCACCCCGCAGCCGTCGCCCGCCCGGTCGCTGCTCAATCGGTCGCCATCTCTCAGCCGCTGCTGCTCGGTAGCCGCCGGCTGTTGGACTGTTGGAGCTGGACAAATGGATCTGCTGTGTTTGAACCCGACGGGTGCAGGTTCGGTGCCAGTTTTCACCTGTTCTCTATTTCGGGCTCCGGTAAGCTGGCGGGTTTCAGGTTGGACGTGGTCTTGCTCCACCCAGACCTGACCCTATCTATTACCACCCTACACACTAGTCATGCGCTGCATGTACACACCCTCAGCCCATATGCACTTTGTAACCTCGAGGGTTCGCTCTAATGCCATTTATAACACCCTATGGTATCGAGCTTAAGCCTACTCGCACACCAGCTAAACCATACCCCACACTAACTCGTTATGCTTTCGCCCTGGCTTCACCTAAAAAGGTTAACCCCGGGCTTGTGCTTTGGATGCCCTAAGCTTATATGTTGGTGTTCTTTCCCCTAGACTAGTAAGGTGGGATAAATCCACACCCTCTCACATCCATGCCTCTCATGGCCTTAATGGGCTCAATCCAATTTGGGACAGGATGCACAACCTAAATTTAGAGTTTTCACAAATTCAGCTGTGGTTGAAGACCCATCTTTTATTTGCATAagtagaaaggaaaaaaaaagaatacatcAGAATGTAAAGGCCTCCTTCAGAGTGGACTTCCACGAGAGTTTTGGAGGTACTGTATTTGTATTAATTCATATGAAAACGCTGCATTCTTAGACAAGGCCTAAGAATGATTCAGTTGTTTCCCTACGTGTCCGGTTATGATTTATGATTTGTAGCAATTGAGAtctgttgcaacttgcaagtatTGACTATGGAGTAATACAGTAATTGTCTGTGCAAGAACTGCAATATGCTAACAAGTTTGTTGATATCAAAGGAGGAATTCATAGTAGCTTTCTGTTCGGATGATGGAATTGTATATATCCAAATTAGAGTCAGTCCTGATCAACGGCAAATGGATATTCCGATTAATAAGCAGTATTGACAAAGGAAGATAAATTGTTGATCTGATATAAATGCCAAACAGTTTTTGAATGCGTCTGGTTGcaaattttttctcaaacatGTAGGAGAGCTACGTATCATTGCATTTAGAAGAAAAATAGATTCAGTTACAACACACACCCTCATAGTATAGTACAATTAGCACCACAATCTAAAAAAAATGACCTTATAGGGAAACTTAAGCACTATGCTCGACTCACCACTAGTTGCAACAGCCCTTTTGCTCATGCATCGCACCAAAGTCTAGCTTCTTCGTCGGCCAACcgaaggattttttttatattgcaCATCACACCGTTTAATACACAGTCGTTGTGGTGTTTCCAAATGAGCCAGGTGCCTAGAATTACCAGCGAATTGAATCCATCCTTCACTAGTGTGGCATCACATGTGGGATCCCGAACCGCCTAAACAGGAAGAACCAGACCTGTCTCGCGAAGACACATGAGGTTATGATGTGTTGGATGGATTCATTCGCTTGATCACAGAGTGGGCATCTCTCAGGATATAGCAAACCCCCAGCAAGACGATCAACTATCCAACATCTATTGTGTACCGCCAGCGAAAGAAAAACAGAAAAGGTTTCAGAGCCAACTGAGAAACACGAGGAGCTGATTTGATGTTTTCATTTCAATCACCATGAGCATTGCTGAGGCAGATGACAAAGGCGAGGCGCACGTGTTGCTGTGCCGCATTGTGCAGGGTCTGCCAGCTGTCATTCGTGCTGGTCAAATTGGTTCGACCTCGGAAGTTCTGTTTGTGGTGTTGACTACCTCTCCATCCCAAGCTGGTACATCATGCCATTGTGCATTGTGAGCTTCACCAAACACCCAATGATCCAGGATCTAGGTATTTGCCCGAAATGCTTTGATATATCAAATATGTAGCTGGATCTTGCTGTGCTTGTCTAGATGTCCATTTAATCGCTCACCTCTAGATCCTTTTTTGTGTTAGGACCACTGCCAATGTCATTGACAGTCAACATGCAGAAGCTGCACAAGGAGTTCAAGAGGTTTCTACCATCCTCTAAGTTTCAGGCTTTGGGTTATTACCTCAATGTTAACATGGTAAGTGGCATCTACTGAAGTTTCTGTTTCCGTTCTTAATCTAATTACTTTTCCAAATAAAAAGCGTAAAATCTGAAGGAAAATGGCGATAAATGACCTGTTTTTCCTTCTGCTTGGAGTTTCTAGTAAGCAGTAATCTATTAtaagtttttttattgtaaACCATTTACGTAGGCTTGTCTAAGATTTACAACTGCATGGAAGCTTTAGCTGTGCTTGAGAATCCTAGTGCAAGTTTTACATTTATGTTTTTGGCTGCTGCAGGGGAACTCATATAATTTCTCCATAGCCGTCTGCGAGCTTGTTGGTGCTGCAATGTTCGTTGGTGCAGTCCTAAAGAGTCTAGAGCACTGATCCTCTGAAGAACGATGATGGATGATTCCTAATGTTCACTATCGGAATCgatgtgtatgccgagtgcctacgtgtatgccgagtgcattatatcgagcactcggcaaacaaccacctacgccgagtgcccgacgaaagcactcggcaaacaattagTCACTCGGTAAATATCTcaaaatacactcggcaaacaatagcactcggcaaaatagagaaaaaacactcggcgaattcgggcactcggcaaacaacgcgccacgtgtccctccgttcggcggctgacggcgagtcgcccctttgccgagtgtcgtctaacggacactcggcaaacattttatgtttgccgagtgcccaatattaagcactcggcaaactattttttttctttattttctttttggtttccttttgttctcttttctctcgtaataacaaccaaccaagggccgccacacatcgattccggtactactgcagtatggtttaaggatgatattgttatgaacttggagttagaattcagtcgtacttcaagattgagatgcagcagatgtggactcctgggtgcggcccttggaatcagttgtgctctgaacatgtgtcaaagatgctaccgtgtgatgagctgagctcacaaacaaaggagaatgataattcttcttccttgccttaaaaaaggaatttctctgctatatactatcattccagctgtcatccagacaaagaaggaattttcaatgcttgccaagtgcaagaagcaaaagcagatcagcttgacacaccaaactgcccttctgatctatggtttttgcttggttcatcgttaagtgcatcagagaaggtagctggtggcatagtgagaagtggtggaacaaaaaagcgacttcatttggcgattcttggatggataacatgtttgctatgttccatcgaaatccaactttatggacaactcttttgcataagaaatgatttgatggatataagtcaaataacgaacaaaaatgggtagaaaaacatgagacttgccatggtgtcatgatatgatacgtagaggctgtggtaaaaatttgagaaggtttcgcaaaagctGTCAcatacgatgcttagaaaccgaaacATCTCCGAAAAAGAATcatggtttcgagagggaacggatcaggtttgaagccaaagtgacggttgaatcatcgtttgaccttgaaactttttctacactcaacatacaacatagcatattccatgttaaactttggtatttttctggatccgtttgctatttttaattcattaagtgcatttcttggcttttaatggatataagtcaaatttgatctgcaagtacatgaaataatgaacaaaaatgggtagaaaaatcatattcatgttgttgagtctatttttaggccttacccaagaaatgaaaagaaatttgaaacatctgagcggcaacactcgaccaccaacatgtagcttattggttttttaattctaaaaaaacaaacgaagtctaaaaaacatgagacttgccatagtgtcatgatatgatacgtagaggctgtgataaaaatttgagaaggtttcgcaaaagttatcacgtacgatgcttagaaaccgaagcatctccgaggaagaatcgtggtttcgagagggaacggatcaggtttgaagccgaagtgacggttaaatcgtcgtttgaccttgaaactttttctacactcaacatacaacatagcatattcgatgttaaaatctgGCATTTTtgtgggtccgtttgctatttttaattcattaagtgcatttgtagtaaaaaaaaaattcatgtgtttgccgagtgttcttgcgttcacactcggcaaacaagtgatttgccgagtgtttgtgatttggcactcggcaaacctaggctttgccgagtgttctagatTTGAAACTCGGCAAAAAACGACACTCGGCAATTTAccgaatatagggtttccccaCCCCGGCCGCGAGCGGGGACAGATCTCAAAATATCCTCTTGCCTTCTCcccggccgctgccgccgcctcccgcgccccccccccctccgccgctgccgccagcgcccccctccccctcctcccagcTCCCCCTCCTCTGCTGCCGCCCCGCCTAGCGCCGtcgccgcccgacgccgcctcgcCCCGCGCTGGCCAGCGccaccccgcgccgcccccctccgacgcccCTCCGCGCAGGCCCGCTCCTCCTCGCCCCGCGCTGGCCCGCTCTgacgccgccccgcgccggccgacgccgcctcgccccccgccgccgctgctccgacgccgccccgcgccggcccgcttcgacgccgccccgcgccggTCGACGCCGCCAAACCCCACGCCGGCCAGCGCCGCCCCGCACCGCCGCTGCTCCGACGCCGCCCCGCACTGCCCCGCGCCACCTCGCCCCGTGCCGGCcagcgccgccccgcgccgcccccctccgacgcccggggtacaaggtaccgccacacgCCATGAGCCgttgaagccatgtgctcctccctCCTTTTACCCCCTCCTCCGGACAGTATTGCCATGAGGACTTCATATGTGACTCATGTCATTGTGGGCATGTGTTGCTGGTAGCACATGAAGTAGATCATATGGAGTCCTCGTGGCAATACTATCCGGGGAATAGGTTATGAAAGTTGATTCAGATTTTAGTCTGCATTGTCCTCTAATTAGTCTTTAGATGATTGTATCCTCCATATTTGTCATGCCTGTGTTGTTGTGTTGTTATGCCTGTGTTGTTATGCCAGTTTTGCTATTCATTACAAAGGAGGTGCCGccgaaattttgaattttggctaatttaggctttaggatgtgcatgtcgtgtaacctatgcgtctcccgtttgaaagagttatggttataaatatgcaagtctttgcatatctataaccgtaactatttcgaattgtccacattttttggacagcccgaggatgtgtagattgggttcgtttcaatgctctactccgatccaagacagagtttcggcagcgtctccccgttgttctccggatacacattctcttggcttgttgccgagacgtgtatttggagaacagcggggaggtgctgccgaaattctgtctcagATCGGAGTAGAGTATGAAAAcggcccaatctacacatcgtcgggtgggattaggacctatctttacctattagatagtttgatgcatgccgattccctcttatggtaaaacacaaatatttgatggaaataattaattgtataggtagatgaaattgatttttatattacttgctgaataaaaaatattatatgtgtatgtttcccaatatgttagaggatggattatcgtgagtggatgtacactggccgctctagtcagggttttttgaccgatgaatggatccagaagaccgatgcattcttggaattagcatttgctaggcctaagggacctcgtggaacttggtgcccctgcagtatttgtgcaaacgcgcgtcaacaaacaaaggaggtcatgggtcaacacctttgtaagaatgggtttatgccacactatactcggtggacctaccatggtgagtccgaacgtgccagagaggaggtggtgcgtcaacgcaccaacgactatgatctcggggtcggagacatgctagatgactttcatgacgcacattttaatgaagcacgtatggaggaagtgccggAATCAACCGCAAAGgccttttatgatatgttgtctacggcgcagcaaccccttcacgggcattccaaggtttctcaactggatgccatcggacgcctatgctatcaagtcccagtttaGCTGCAGCCGAGAAACCTTCGATGCAATGCTGACAGTTGTTggtagccttctcccggaaggtcacattctgccaaagagcatgtacgagtcgaagaaagtcctccgtgcacttaagatgccatatgagcagatacatgcttgtctaaagggatgcatcttatttaggaaagaacacgcggacgcaaagtactgtgtgaagtgcaattcctctaggtatcttgaggtagactctggtgatggtcagaagaggcagctcgcaATCCCCGTGAAGATCCTTCGATATCTTCCATTCGTACTGAGAATCCAACGGCTGTATATGACTGTGAAATCTgctaaacagatgacatggcacaaagatgggcgtcgatacaatcctgacaagctggtacatccatcggatggtgaagcatggaagaggttcgatctgattcatcgtgaaaaagctctagaggctcgtaatgtacgaattgcgctcgcaactgatggtttcaatccatatggtatgacttgtgcctcatacagctgttggcccatgtttgttattcccctcaatctcccccccccccagcgtcatctttcaacgacagaacataTTCCTGTCGCTGATAATTCTGGGGCCTGAATACCCGGGGAAGAATATGAGTGTGTACATGGAGCCACTGATGGATgatttggtccgtgcttgggaggatgggtctggacatacgaccgagctacaaagacaaacttcaaaatgcatgtttggtaccagtactccctgcatgacCTACCGGTgtatgggatattctgtggttggtgtgtgcatgggaagttcccatgcccagtgTGCAGGGCAACTCTGATGTTCATTTGGTTGACAAAGGGtggcaaatattcttccttcgacaagcatcgacaattccttcctcttgaccatccattcagacaagacgtgcagaactttacgaaagatgTAGTTGTCGAAGGCTCAGCACCACCTAAGATGACCGGTGCCGCGGTTCGTGCTCAGTTAGACGCTCTCGAGGCCAATGCccaaggagatggatttctgggatatggtgagcaacacgcctggactcacaagccatgcttgtggaatctcccctacttcgatgatctccttcttccacataacttgatgtaatgcacactgaaaagaatgtcgctgaggccatttttggcacaatcatggacattcctgagaagacgaaggataacgttaaggctagagtcgaTCAAACGAGATTATGCAATAGACCAAAGCTAGACATGGCCCCTCCCAGAGGCGGGAAATCGtggacgaagccaaaggccaatttcgttcttacaagggcccaaaggagggaagtacttgagtggtttcaaaccttgatgttccctgatgggtatgcagcgaatctgaagaggggagtgaatttagctactttgcgaatcaacgggctcaagagtcatgactatcacatatggcttgagcggctactgccggtgatgattcgaggctatgtccccgaggatgtttggctagtgcttgcggagttgagcaatttcttccgCCAGCTTTGTGCTAAAGAGTTATCTCATACCGTGGTAGCAGACATGGAAAGACTGGCGCCTGTGTTGCTCTGCACGTTGGAGAAAATCTTTCCACCCGACTTCTTTAATCcgatgcaacatatgattttgcacctcccgtatgaggcacgaatggggggggggcgtgtagggccgttggtgctactcaattgagagattccaaaagattcttcgaaataaatgtaaaaataaatgcaaaattgaagcatccatagccgaggcatacatcctggaggaggtgtcaaacttcacaacaaaatactatgctgacaatcttcccagtgtgcataatccaccccctcgttacaatgctggcaaccccgaagatgaatcaaagcttagcatctttagagggaaacttggcagtgcaagtggtgcgactaacaagaccttgcaacatgaagagtggcacactattatgttgtatgtcttgaccaacctatccgaagtggagccgtacatgcagtaagtgctcaatacattatttctcaactagtcacaagtttgtgtccaactccgcttcttatcattgctatagggaattcaatgagcaattctggcatgaatcaagggaacctaccctcgaggaagcttcggcccttcttagagatggtgtgggaaatgacatgcccgatttcatttcttggttcaaacagaaagtactttctaacttggctattacaccaacttgatttcatttctaacttgatttcatttcttacatGCGACTAATACACGAAGCTATCCCGCTTAAACTTGTAGGGAACAACCGACGAGTCTATGACTGCCGACTTGAGACAAGTTGCTGATGGttgtgcctatagggtcaggtcatttaaggcttacgacgtgaatggatatcgcttccacacagcaagccacgagcagagtcggtccaatcgtagaacaacaaataccGGAGTTTTTACTCCAGACTTAGATGGGGCTGAGTACtacggaagaattgaagaaatatacgaactgaattttgatgggagcaaacctctgaatcccgtcatattcaaatgccattggtttgatccagaagtagtgagacggacccctaatcttgggctagtcgaaattcgacaatcaaccgtcttaccaggagacgatgtctatattgtggctcaacaggccacaaaagtttattatctctcgtacccgtgcaaaaccgttgagtgtcttaagggttgggatgttgtgtacaaggtaccgccacatggtaaactaccagtcccaaacaatgaagattacaacatagaccccaacacatatgatggagaattctttcaagaagatggcctcgcagggaattttgagatcgacttgacggaagctcagggcatggaagtagacaatgaaactgatgctgacgaggacgaagaagacgaggttGAGAATGCGAGGGACTTGAAATTACTTGAGCGGTTACATTTAGGCAATGACGGTGATGACGAcattcctcctcccgagcatcaggatgattatttcaacacgcgtgatagtgatgatgagatttatgatccagctgatcccgatgatgatgattatttctaataactgtatgtttatttctaataactgtatgatttattctttctcatagcatgcttttttttttagtatgcttcatttatttacatcaagttgtaACATCCGTACTAATTGGTTTACTCGTTCTCATAGCATGGGttttttagtatgcttcatCTATTTAGATCAAGTTGTATCATCCGTATtaattggtttactctttctcaTAGCAGGTGATTGAAGCATGGTGGGCGGTATGAGGAAGTTAACGTCGCTATACAAAAAGGCGACAGGGAAAGCCACGGATGCAGGTGACGGGTCCGGAAAGAGACCCCGGGGAAGACCTCCAGGAAGgccgagaggcggaggcaggggtggaggaggtgcttctatacctgctgttgaggaggagactaagtcgcctctaggtgcggctgagtctgagtctgactcgcctatacctacggctgcgactcagtctggggatgaggaggagcaggtagaggaggagcaggtagaccaggggggtagctctagctctacttcttctcgtgtgtggctgcgtggtccttctagcctcccgaggcgaccggtgccaatggctagacgcccgctcattcgaccagatggagagaagtaaatggctctctctactctcactatttttttgcctttgtatcttcaatatttcaacacatactaataatttgcctttacacttgtgcaggaactggctgaaggttggagagggtgaccactcacgccatgtaaacggcatccttggactttggatcaaggagaagttccctggcatggttactttgggcggagtaaccgagccggcatacacatgggcccactatgcagccgcgccggacgcccgtgaccgggagggaagggtgtttcccaatagagctgagcgggtgaaggccgagctgt is a genomic window of Phragmites australis chromosome 24, lpPhrAust1.1, whole genome shotgun sequence containing:
- the LOC133907238 gene encoding protein FAR1-RELATED SEQUENCE 5-like, encoding MAYGQVGSMLMFFQDKIIENPSFQYALQMYCEEQIANIFWANTKMITDYAHFGDVVSFDTMFGKNKESRPFGVFVGFNNFRETIVFGAALMYDETFESFKWLFETFLKAHNGQQPKTMYTDQDFAMGKAVGEVFPEAWHGLCTFHIMQNAIKHLTQEKNEESSVLSYFSACMYEYEDEAKFEEAFDMMRKKVSKQTWLDSIYKLKEKWVECYMKDVFTLGMRSTQLSESLNNNLKFHLKSNFDIIRFLKHFERVVQGKRNNELNSEFDSRKKLPRIKMRTPMLLQASKLYTPVIFEAFQGEYERSMAACTKALDGNNEYLVAIASFEGDLIFEEEYKVIGDPLDQTVEQEAGEEALYVGATAQVANDSASKVKEESGEYTVLNSFTQLLTGPINDNLLTEELF